One window of Desulfarculus baarsii DSM 2075 genomic DNA carries:
- a CDS encoding (Fe-S)-binding protein, with product MYDLNYDPAICAACPTIDCLTRCQYMDFDLDSAKEQRRLILAGQKAKALEDCLTCYACEQRCPNGNHPFYLMVERQEQLGLWPAPLPLIHQQEAMMAPRRVREPGPLHDPVINMCFFPMLTRMVRGDLFKGASYFVGSDIFCNVMWLHTAGNSTIRQRLPKVIETIWKEHLEPNGITEIVCYHDECYGTYTQLAPAFNIDVPWKSIHLYEYLLERLTGLKDKIKPLGLTVAYQQPCSSRLSPQMQPLVDDIFALIGAQRPQRQYDRDNALCCGGVPRLHQRDQLADDLLRRNIDDMKAVGAQFCVFNCPACLMTMGHDVFEAGVIPILMSELCQMALGEQMLVMGG from the coding sequence GTGTACGACCTGAACTACGACCCGGCCATCTGCGCCGCGTGCCCGACCATCGATTGCCTGACGCGCTGCCAATACATGGACTTCGACCTGGACTCGGCCAAGGAACAGCGGCGGCTGATCCTGGCCGGGCAAAAGGCCAAGGCCCTGGAGGACTGCCTGACCTGCTACGCCTGCGAACAGCGATGTCCCAACGGCAACCACCCGTTTTACCTGATGGTCGAGCGACAGGAGCAACTGGGCCTCTGGCCCGCGCCGCTGCCGCTGATTCATCAGCAAGAGGCCATGATGGCCCCGCGCCGCGTGCGCGAGCCCGGCCCTCTGCACGATCCAGTGATCAACATGTGCTTTTTCCCCATGCTCACGCGCATGGTGCGCGGCGACCTGTTCAAGGGCGCTTCGTATTTTGTCGGCTCGGATATTTTTTGCAACGTCATGTGGCTGCACACCGCCGGCAATTCGACCATCCGCCAACGCCTGCCCAAGGTCATCGAGACGATCTGGAAAGAACACCTGGAGCCCAACGGCATAACCGAGATCGTCTGCTACCACGACGAATGCTATGGCACCTACACCCAGTTGGCCCCGGCCTTCAACATCGACGTGCCGTGGAAGTCGATCCACCTCTACGAGTATCTGCTGGAGCGCCTGACCGGCCTCAAGGACAAGATCAAGCCCCTGGGCCTGACCGTGGCCTATCAGCAGCCCTGCTCCAGCCGCTTGAGTCCCCAGATGCAGCCGCTGGTCGACGACATCTTCGCGCTGATCGGCGCGCAACGGCCCCAGCGCCAATACGACCGCGACAACGCCCTGTGCTGCGGCGGAGTGCCCCGCCTGCACCAGCGCGATCAGTTGGCCGACGATCTTCTGCGCAGGAACATCGACGACATGAAGGCCGTGGGGGCCCAGTTCTGCGTGTTCAACTGCCCGGCCTGCCTGATGACCATGGGCCACGACGTCTTCGAGGCCGGCGTGATTCCCATCTTGATGAGCGAGCTGTGCCAGATGGCCCTGGGCGAACAAATGCTGGTGATGGGAGGCTAG
- a CDS encoding type I restriction enzyme HsdR N-terminal domain-containing protein, whose translation MSQQRDLITGRLLPYCDDEYVRQAVEKLLLELGYERGEVEVGFGRLVEHRGRTLCVSADLLVKHAGRPAMIIRCARGSLVSREQEALATARLLSDDAWLPLAVVTNGQDAELLDVATGKVVDTGLAAIPGPERLGRLVAEATPRRSTPAQREKALRIHDAYGFIQCPGQCTV comes from the coding sequence ATGAGCCAGCAAAGAGATTTGATAACCGGACGCCTCCTGCCCTACTGTGACGACGAATACGTGCGCCAGGCCGTGGAAAAGCTGCTGCTGGAATTGGGCTACGAGCGCGGCGAGGTGGAGGTGGGCTTTGGCCGGCTGGTCGAACATCGGGGCCGCACGCTCTGCGTCAGCGCCGATCTGTTGGTCAAGCACGCCGGGCGGCCGGCGATGATCATACGTTGCGCGCGGGGCTCGCTGGTCAGCCGCGAGCAAGAGGCCCTGGCCACCGCCCGCCTGCTCAGCGATGACGCCTGGCTGCCCCTGGCCGTGGTCACCAACGGCCAGGACGCCGAGCTGTTGGACGTGGCCACGGGCAAGGTCGTGGACACGGGGCTGGCGGCCATCCCCGGCCCGGAGCGCCTGGGCCGACTGGTCGCGGAGGCCACGCCGCGCCGCTCGACGCCGGCCCAGCGCGAAAAGGCCCTGCGCATCCACGACGCCTATGGTTTCATCCAGTGCCCGGGCCAGTGCACGGTCTGA
- a CDS encoding metallophosphoesterase family protein, with amino-acid sequence MKLAIVSDIHGNLEAFQAVLADIADQGVEERFCLGDLVGYGPDPLAVIDLARREGFACVMGNHDQAVVEPASLSWFNPLARRSLELIANLIDEPARRFLAGLPMFIVKHGCRFVHGFPPDSARTYFFEVTGPRLRRALEGLAEDICFVGHTHELEIASLVDGWVTPCGLIQGAYDLGRGKHIINIGSVGQPRDGDRSAKYVLWDVERRRLEVRFVAYDPAPTVAKILALGLPEHHASRLL; translated from the coding sequence ATGAAGCTGGCGATCGTTTCCGACATCCACGGCAACCTGGAGGCGTTCCAGGCGGTTTTGGCCGATATCGCCGACCAAGGCGTCGAAGAGCGTTTTTGTCTGGGCGACCTGGTGGGCTACGGCCCCGACCCGCTGGCGGTCATCGATCTGGCGCGGCGGGAGGGCTTTGCCTGCGTGATGGGCAACCACGACCAAGCCGTTGTCGAGCCGGCCAGCCTGAGTTGGTTCAACCCCTTGGCCCGGCGCTCGCTGGAGCTTATCGCCAACCTCATCGACGAGCCCGCGCGGCGTTTCCTGGCCGGCCTGCCTATGTTTATTGTTAAGCATGGCTGCCGGTTCGTGCACGGTTTCCCGCCCGATAGCGCGCGGACTTATTTCTTCGAGGTGACCGGCCCGCGCCTGCGCCGCGCCCTGGAAGGCCTGGCCGAGGATATTTGTTTCGTGGGCCACACCCACGAACTGGAGATCGCCAGCCTGGTCGACGGCTGGGTGACGCCCTGCGGCCTGATCCAGGGCGCTTACGACCTGGGTCGCGGCAAGCACATCATCAACATTGGCAGCGTCGGCCAGCCCCGCGACGGCGATCGCAGCGCCAAATACGTTTTGTGGGACGTGGAGCGCCGCCGGCTGGAGGTGCGCTTCGTGGCCTACGACCCCGCGCCCACCGTGGCCAAGATCCTGGCCCTGGGCCTGCCCGAGCATCACGCCTCGCGGTTGCTGTGA
- a CDS encoding protein kinase domain-containing protein has translation MKLIGKYQVLGLLGRGGMGVVHKVAAPGGWPLLALKLLRPSDLLARLWGRAELRRRFAREARLLAGLRHPNLVAVLDMDLVANPPYYVMEYLCDNLGQLIGEGYDPQTPSRVLRPERALALTRQALAGLAALHRAGVVHRDFKPYNLLLDDQGRARLADLGLSRLRGERRPGPANLKVGSPHYAAPEQVADPESAGPAADLYAVAVCLHRLVTGLLPGALPASALAPGLDSAWDDFFGRALAADPARRPASAGRMIDDLSALGRRWAVRRGELCALAQPWPGVAQREASPAPLPARPAKFGPKQARQRLGLDELWRPLARPARLAAIDDRLARDLDRGLIWQRGGSGRPMDWPSAQAWAAELAQSGFAGRHDWRLPTAAEAATLIGPPPAQGGLCLESIFDQAQSRLWTSDRASFRAAWMVGLRTGFVGRQDFTCRNHVRAVGGPIL, from the coding sequence TTGAAATTGATCGGCAAATATCAAGTGCTGGGGCTGTTGGGCCGTGGCGGCATGGGCGTGGTCCACAAAGTCGCCGCGCCGGGCGGCTGGCCCTTGCTGGCCTTGAAGCTCTTGCGGCCGAGCGATCTGTTGGCCAGGCTGTGGGGCCGGGCCGAGTTGCGCCGCCGCTTCGCGCGGGAGGCTCGGCTGCTGGCCGGCCTGCGCCACCCCAATCTGGTGGCCGTGCTGGACATGGATCTGGTGGCCAACCCGCCCTATTATGTTATGGAATACCTCTGCGACAACCTGGGCCAGCTCATCGGCGAGGGCTACGACCCCCAAACGCCCAGCCGCGTCCTGCGGCCCGAACGGGCCCTGGCGCTGACGCGCCAAGCCCTGGCCGGCCTGGCGGCCCTGCATCGGGCGGGGGTGGTCCACCGTGATTTCAAGCCCTACAATCTGTTGCTCGACGACCAAGGCCGGGCGCGGCTGGCCGATCTGGGCCTTTCGCGGCTGCGCGGCGAGCGCCGGCCCGGCCCGGCCAACCTGAAGGTTGGCTCGCCCCACTACGCCGCGCCCGAGCAGGTGGCCGACCCCGAATCGGCCGGCCCGGCCGCGGACCTCTACGCCGTGGCGGTCTGCCTGCATCGCCTGGTGACGGGCCTGTTGCCCGGGGCCTTGCCGGCCAGCGCCCTGGCCCCCGGCCTGGACAGCGCGTGGGATGATTTTTTTGGCCGGGCGTTGGCCGCCGATCCGGCCAGGCGACCGGCCAGCGCCGGGCGCATGATCGACGACTTGAGCGCCCTTGGCCGCCGCTGGGCCGTCCGGCGTGGCGAACTCTGCGCCCTGGCCCAGCCCTGGCCCGGCGTCGCGCAACGCGAGGCCTCACCCGCCCCCTTGCCCGCGCGCCCGGCCAAGTTCGGGCCCAAGCAGGCTCGCCAGCGCCTGGGCCTGGATGAGCTCTGGCGGCCGCTGGCCCGGCCGGCCCGCCTGGCGGCGATCGACGATCGGTTGGCGCGCGACCTGGACCGCGGCCTGATCTGGCAGCGCGGCGGCTCGGGCCGACCCATGGACTGGCCCAGCGCCCAGGCTTGGGCGGCCGAGTTGGCCCAGAGTGGCTTTGCCGGCCGTCACGACTGGCGCTTGCCCACCGCCGCCGAGGCGGCCACGCTGATCGGCCCGCCACCGGCCCAGGGCGGCCTGTGCCTGGAGTCGATCTTCGATCAGGCCCAGAGCCGCCTGTGGACCAGCGACCGCGCTTCGTTTCGCGCCGCCTGGATGGTCGGTTTGCGCACGGGCTTCGTGGGCCGCCAGGACTTCACCTGCCGCAACCACGTCCGCGCCGTTGGCGGCCCGATCCTATAG
- the wrbA gene encoding NAD(P)H:quinone oxidoreductase produces the protein MRVHIVFYSMYGHVYKLAEAVAEGARREPGAEVALYQVPELVPEAALAQSGADKTRRAFAHVPVAEPAELAQADAIIFGTPTRFGMMCSQMRNFLDRTSQLWVRGELVGKLGSVFASTGTQHGGQESTILSFHTTLLHHGMILVGVPFTEPGLLEMGEISGGTPYGATTIAANDGSRQPSKNELSIARFQGRHVARIAGQLARGRGGL, from the coding sequence ATGCGCGTTCATATCGTTTTCTACAGCATGTACGGCCACGTGTATAAGTTGGCCGAGGCCGTGGCCGAAGGGGCCAGGCGCGAGCCGGGGGCCGAGGTGGCCCTCTATCAGGTGCCCGAGCTGGTGCCCGAGGCGGCCTTGGCCCAAAGCGGCGCCGACAAGACCAGGCGGGCCTTCGCCCACGTGCCCGTGGCCGAGCCGGCCGAGCTGGCCCAGGCCGACGCCATCATCTTTGGCACGCCCACCCGCTTTGGCATGATGTGCTCGCAGATGCGCAACTTCCTCGACCGCACCTCGCAGCTTTGGGTGCGCGGCGAGCTTGTCGGCAAGCTGGGCAGCGTCTTCGCCAGCACCGGCACCCAGCACGGTGGTCAGGAATCGACCATCCTCAGCTTTCACACCACGCTTTTGCACCACGGCATGATCCTCGTCGGCGTGCCCTTCACCGAGCCGGGGCTTTTGGAGATGGGCGAGATCAGCGGCGGCACGCCCTATGGGGCCACCACCATCGCCGCCAACGATGGTTCGCGCCAACCCAGCAAAAACGAGCTGTCCATCGCCCGCTTCCAGGGCCGTCACGTGGCGCGCATCGCCGGCCAATTGGCGCGGGGCCGGGGCGGGCTATAG
- a CDS encoding acetate kinase: MRILVINTGSSSIKYQLFDMERAVILASGLAERIGEEQSSLRHKAFIDGQERLGQYDRAIADHHQGLDLIVELLTAPGVGVITHKSDIDAVGHRVVHGGERFKAPCLIDEAVIAAIEENAALAPLHNPPNLVGVRVARQIFPQAAQVAVFDTAFHQTIPAEAFLYALPYELYQKHRVRRYGFHGTSHWYVTEQTALFLGRPVEELDIITVHLGNGASMAAVRGGRCIDTTMGLTPLEGLVMGTRSGDVDPALPFFLADQLGLGLKDIDRLLNKESGLKGLCGHNDMRQVIEASHNGDEKAATALAVYAYRIKKYIGAYLAALGRLDALVFTAGIGENAPQVRELCCRGLEGLGIAIDPARNLAPNHGPRLISPEGALVQVLVTPTNEELKIAQETRKLLNGGR, from the coding sequence ATGCGCATCCTGGTCATCAACACCGGCAGTTCATCGATCAAGTATCAGCTCTTCGACATGGAGCGCGCGGTCATTCTGGCCTCGGGCCTGGCCGAACGCATCGGCGAGGAGCAAAGCTCCCTGCGCCACAAGGCCTTCATCGACGGCCAGGAAAGGCTCGGCCAATACGACCGGGCCATCGCCGACCACCACCAGGGCCTCGATCTGATCGTCGAGCTGCTCACCGCCCCCGGCGTGGGCGTCATCACCCACAAGTCCGACATCGACGCCGTGGGCCACCGCGTCGTCCACGGCGGCGAGCGCTTCAAGGCCCCCTGCCTCATCGACGAGGCGGTCATCGCCGCCATCGAGGAAAACGCCGCCCTGGCCCCTCTGCACAACCCGCCAAACCTGGTGGGCGTGCGCGTGGCCCGGCAGATCTTCCCCCAGGCCGCCCAGGTGGCCGTATTTGACACGGCCTTTCACCAGACCATCCCGGCCGAGGCGTTCCTCTACGCCCTGCCCTACGAGCTTTACCAAAAGCACCGTGTGCGGCGCTACGGCTTCCACGGCACCTCCCACTGGTACGTCACCGAGCAGACCGCGCTGTTTCTGGGCCGGCCAGTCGAGGAACTCGACATCATCACCGTCCACCTGGGCAACGGGGCCAGCATGGCCGCCGTGCGCGGCGGCAGATGCATCGACACCACCATGGGCCTGACGCCCCTGGAGGGCCTGGTCATGGGCACGCGCAGTGGCGACGTGGACCCGGCCCTGCCCTTTTTTCTGGCCGACCAGTTGGGCCTGGGCCTGAAGGACATCGACCGCCTGCTCAACAAGGAAAGCGGCCTCAAGGGCCTCTGCGGCCACAACGACATGCGCCAGGTCATCGAGGCCAGCCACAACGGCGACGAAAAGGCCGCCACGGCCCTGGCCGTCTACGCCTACCGCATCAAAAAATACATCGGCGCCTACCTGGCCGCCCTGGGCCGGCTCGACGCCCTGGTCTTCACCGCCGGCATCGGCGAAAACGCGCCCCAGGTGCGCGAGCTGTGCTGCCGGGGCCTGGAGGGCTTGGGGATCGCCATCGACCCGGCGCGCAACCTGGCCCCCAACCACGGCCCGCGCCTGATCAGCCCCGAGGGCGCGTTGGTGCAGGTGCTGGTCACGCCCACCAACGAGGAGCTCAAGATCGCCCAGGAGACGCGAAAGCTCTTGAACGGCGGGCGCTGA
- the pta gene encoding phosphate acetyltransferase, giving the protein MANSLYITSTEAYSGKSVICLGVMEMLMRMIDKVAFFRPIIQSNGCAADPCVIDHDINLIAEHFKLGIPIHDMYAFTAAESEMMWSMGRRSELVEQILAKNSKLEENFDFVLYEGTDFVHSTSAFEFDINSELAKLFQAPVLLVANAHNKSVDETARAVELSFDSLRTRGCEVVATIVNRVRPGEQDVIIKTIKQMRFAKNQLVYAVPNRRTLSLPTVGEVAKSLGAKVLYGHEHLNRNVHSFTVAAMQMHNFLQRINHGTLVITSGDRADVLVASLASLSSQSMPKIAGIILTGGLLPEEPIRELITGFSRMVPVLSVAENTYPTAIKVEAVCAKLSPHDDRKIARALAVFEKSVDDEALAGKIVTSETSMMTPKMFEYRLLQRARKHKQHIVLPEGEDERILRAAEILLSRDVVDITLLGNESRVRDRIREFSLRLEDVPVIDPQRSDKLEDYAQQFYELRKHKGITPENARDAVSDASYFGTMMVHVGDADGMVSGAVHTTAATVRPAFEIIKTKPGTTVVSSVFFMCLAERVLVYGDCAVNPNPTAVQLSEIALDSALTAKTFGIEPRVAMLSYSTGDSGAGLDVDKVREATAMAKEKAVARGLDLKIEGPIQYDAAVDSAVAQAKMPGSEVAGHATVFIFPDLNTGNNTYKAVQRSAKALAIGPVLQGLNKPVNDLSRGCTISDVLNTIAITAIQAQAVKGLK; this is encoded by the coding sequence ATGGCCAACAGCCTCTATATCACCTCGACCGAAGCCTACAGTGGCAAGTCGGTCATCTGCCTGGGCGTCATGGAGATGCTCATGCGCATGATCGACAAGGTGGCCTTTTTCCGACCGATCATCCAGAGTAACGGCTGCGCCGCCGACCCCTGCGTCATCGATCACGACATCAACTTGATCGCCGAGCACTTCAAGCTGGGCATCCCCATCCACGACATGTACGCCTTCACCGCCGCCGAATCGGAGATGATGTGGTCGATGGGCCGTCGCTCCGAGTTGGTCGAGCAGATTCTGGCCAAGAACAGCAAGCTGGAGGAAAACTTCGACTTCGTGCTCTACGAGGGCACCGATTTCGTCCACTCCACCAGCGCCTTCGAGTTCGACATCAACTCCGAGCTGGCCAAGCTCTTCCAGGCCCCCGTCCTTCTGGTGGCCAACGCCCACAACAAGAGCGTCGACGAGACCGCCCGGGCCGTGGAGCTGTCGTTCGATTCGCTGCGCACCCGCGGCTGCGAGGTGGTGGCCACCATCGTCAACCGGGTCCGCCCCGGCGAGCAGGACGTCATCATCAAGACCATCAAGCAAATGCGCTTCGCCAAGAACCAGCTCGTCTACGCCGTGCCCAACCGCCGCACCCTGTCGCTGCCCACCGTGGGCGAGGTGGCCAAGAGCCTGGGGGCCAAGGTGCTCTACGGCCACGAGCACTTGAACCGCAACGTCCACAGCTTCACCGTGGCGGCCATGCAGATGCACAACTTCCTGCAACGCATCAACCACGGAACCCTGGTCATCACCTCCGGCGACCGGGCCGACGTGCTGGTGGCCAGCCTGGCCTCGCTCAGCTCCCAGTCCATGCCCAAGATCGCCGGCATCATCCTCACCGGGGGGCTGTTGCCCGAGGAGCCCATCCGCGAGCTGATCACCGGCTTTTCGCGCATGGTCCCGGTGCTTAGCGTGGCCGAAAACACCTACCCCACCGCCATCAAGGTCGAGGCCGTCTGCGCCAAGCTCTCGCCCCACGACGACCGCAAGATCGCCAGGGCCCTGGCCGTCTTTGAAAAGAGCGTCGACGACGAGGCCCTGGCCGGCAAGATCGTCACCTCCGAGACCTCGATGATGACGCCCAAGATGTTCGAGTATCGCCTGCTGCAAAGGGCGCGCAAGCACAAGCAGCACATCGTCCTGCCCGAGGGCGAGGACGAGCGCATCCTGCGGGCGGCCGAGATACTGCTCAGCCGTGACGTCGTCGACATCACCCTGCTGGGCAACGAAAGCCGCGTCCGCGACCGCATTCGCGAGTTTTCCCTGCGCCTGGAAGACGTCCCGGTCATTGATCCCCAGCGCTCGGACAAGCTCGAAGACTACGCCCAGCAGTTCTACGAGCTGCGCAAGCACAAGGGCATCACCCCCGAAAACGCCCGCGACGCCGTCAGCGACGCCAGCTATTTCGGCACGATGATGGTCCACGTCGGCGACGCCGACGGCATGGTCTCCGGCGCGGTGCACACCACCGCCGCCACCGTGCGCCCGGCCTTCGAGATCATCAAGACCAAGCCCGGCACCACCGTCGTCTCCAGCGTCTTTTTCATGTGCCTGGCCGAGCGGGTGCTGGTCTACGGCGACTGCGCCGTCAACCCCAATCCCACCGCCGTCCAGCTCTCCGAGATCGCCCTCGACAGCGCCCTGACCGCCAAGACCTTTGGCATCGAGCCCAGGGTGGCCATGCTCTCCTACTCCACCGGCGACAGCGGCGCGGGCCTGGACGTCGACAAGGTGCGCGAGGCCACCGCCATGGCCAAGGAAAAGGCCGTCGCCCGCGGGCTCGACCTGAAGATCGAAGGGCCCATCCAATACGACGCCGCCGTGGATTCGGCCGTGGCCCAGGCCAAGATGCCCGGCTCCGAGGTGGCCGGCCACGCCACGGTGTTCATTTTCCCCGACCTGAACACCGGCAACAACACCTACAAGGCCGTGCAGCGTTCGGCCAAGGCCCTGGCCATCGGGCCGGTTTTGCAGGGCCTCAACAAGCCCGTCAACGACCTCAGCCGCGGCTGCACCATCTCCGACGTGCTCAACACCATCGCCATCACCGCCATCCAGGCCCAGGCGGTCAAGGGGCTCAAGTAA
- the alaC gene encoding alanine transaminase, with product MQEFRRMKRLPPYVFAVVTELKMAARRRGEDIIDLGMGNPDLPTPDHIVEKLVEAARKGANHRYSASKGITKLRHAIAAWYKRRYDVDIDPETEAVATIGVKEGLSHLVLATISPGDVVLAPSPTYPIHPYSVVIAGGDLRNVPILPDRDFFEDLQTALRQTWPQPKMLITSFPHNPTTVCVDLAFMTKLVEFCKENQIWLVHDFAYADLTFDGYEAPSVLQVPGAKDIAVEFFSASKSYSMAGWRLGFCVGNREMVNALTRIKSYLDYGVFQPIQIAGIIALNEDQECVKQIVEVYRSRRDVLINGLERIGWHVPSPKGTMFVWAKIPEPYRAAGSVEFCKKLVEEAKVAVSPGIGFGEYGDEYVRFALVENEQRINQAIRGLRKFLC from the coding sequence ATGCAAGAGTTTCGTAGGATGAAAAGGCTTCCCCCTTATGTCTTCGCGGTGGTCACCGAGCTGAAAATGGCCGCCCGTCGCCGCGGCGAGGACATCATCGACCTGGGCATGGGCAACCCCGACCTGCCCACCCCCGATCATATCGTGGAGAAGTTGGTGGAAGCCGCCCGCAAGGGCGCCAACCACCGCTACTCCGCTAGCAAGGGCATCACCAAGCTGCGCCACGCCATCGCCGCCTGGTACAAGCGGCGCTATGACGTCGACATAGATCCCGAGACCGAGGCCGTGGCCACCATCGGCGTCAAGGAAGGCCTCAGCCACCTGGTGCTGGCCACCATCAGCCCCGGCGACGTGGTGCTGGCCCCCAGCCCGACCTACCCGATCCATCCCTACAGCGTGGTCATCGCCGGCGGCGACCTGCGCAACGTGCCCATTTTGCCCGACCGCGACTTTTTCGAGGATCTGCAAACGGCCCTGCGTCAGACCTGGCCCCAGCCCAAGATGCTCATCACCAGCTTCCCCCACAACCCCACCACCGTCTGCGTGGATTTGGCGTTCATGACCAAGCTGGTGGAATTCTGTAAGGAAAACCAGATCTGGCTGGTGCACGACTTCGCCTACGCCGACCTGACCTTCGACGGCTACGAAGCGCCCAGCGTTTTGCAGGTGCCGGGGGCCAAGGACATCGCCGTGGAGTTTTTCAGCGCCAGCAAGAGCTACTCCATGGCCGGCTGGCGGCTGGGCTTCTGCGTGGGCAACCGCGAGATGGTCAACGCCCTCACGCGCATCAAGAGCTACCTGGACTACGGCGTCTTCCAGCCCATCCAGATCGCCGGCATCATCGCCCTCAACGAAGACCAGGAGTGCGTCAAGCAGATCGTCGAGGTCTATCGCAGCCGCCGCGACGTGCTGATCAACGGCCTGGAGCGCATCGGCTGGCATGTGCCCTCGCCCAAGGGCACCATGTTCGTCTGGGCCAAGATCCCCGAACCATACCGCGCCGCCGGCTCGGTGGAGTTCTGCAAAAAGCTGGTGGAAGAGGCCAAGGTGGCCGTGAGCCCCGGCATCGGCTTTGGCGAATACGGCGACGAATACGTGCGGTTCGCCCTGGTCGAAAACGAGCAGCGCATCAACCAGGCCATCCGCGGCCTGCGCAAGTTCCTGTGCTGA
- a CDS encoding homoserine dehydrogenase: MTRKRINVGLIGLGTVGGGVARLLLEQQRRLSDYLGAELTLARAADRDPALAQGLDLPAGVLVADGAAVVADPQVDIVVELIGGLEPARAFVLAAIAGGKHVATANKALLAHHGREIFLAARQKGVGVAFEASVGGGIPLIRSLREGLAANDISHCLGILNGTCNFILSKMTAEGAAYADVLAQAQQEGYAEADPTFDVAGTDTAHKLAIIAALVTGRQPELNDISTEGITKIAPLDIQLAGEFGFKVKLLAVLRKVGQAVELRVHPTLVPLGHPMASVDGPFNALFVEGDWVGEVLLYGRGAGRRPTASAVVGDVLDLARDVLCGCPGRVPPLGSAAEPEGPLALAPLDQTVCKYYFRFAAQDKPGVLAAISAVLAEHRISIEAVIQKGREEAGPVPIVMLTHEANEAAVQRALARINALPFIAEDTMFIRVAG; the protein is encoded by the coding sequence ATGACGCGAAAACGCATCAACGTCGGCCTGATCGGCCTGGGCACGGTGGGCGGCGGCGTGGCCCGTCTGCTTTTGGAGCAACAGCGCCGCCTGTCCGATTATCTGGGCGCCGAATTGACCCTGGCCAGGGCCGCCGATCGTGATCCGGCCCTGGCCCAGGGCCTCGACTTGCCCGCCGGCGTCCTGGTCGCCGATGGCGCGGCCGTGGTCGCCGACCCCCAGGTCGACATCGTCGTCGAGCTGATCGGCGGCCTGGAGCCGGCCCGGGCGTTCGTGCTGGCGGCCATTGCCGGCGGCAAACACGTGGCCACGGCCAACAAGGCCCTGCTGGCCCACCACGGCCGCGAGATCTTCCTGGCCGCCCGGCAAAAGGGCGTGGGCGTGGCCTTCGAGGCCTCGGTGGGCGGCGGCATCCCGCTCATCCGCAGCCTGCGCGAGGGCCTGGCCGCCAACGACATCAGCCACTGCCTGGGCATCCTGAACGGCACCTGCAACTTCATCCTCAGCAAGATGACCGCCGAGGGCGCGGCCTACGCCGACGTGCTGGCCCAGGCCCAGCAAGAAGGCTACGCCGAGGCCGACCCCACCTTCGACGTGGCCGGCACCGACACCGCCCACAAGCTGGCCATCATCGCCGCCCTGGTCACCGGACGTCAGCCCGAGCTCAACGACATCTCCACCGAGGGCATCACCAAGATCGCCCCGCTGGACATCCAACTGGCCGGCGAGTTCGGCTTCAAGGTCAAGCTGCTGGCCGTGCTGCGCAAGGTCGGCCAGGCGGTGGAGCTGCGCGTGCACCCCACGCTGGTGCCGCTGGGCCATCCCATGGCCAGCGTGGATGGGCCCTTCAACGCCCTGTTCGTCGAGGGCGACTGGGTGGGCGAGGTGTTGCTCTATGGCCGGGGGGCCGGCCGGCGGCCCACGGCCTCGGCCGTGGTCGGCGACGTGCTCGACCTGGCCCGCGACGTGCTTTGCGGCTGCCCCGGCCGGGTGCCGCCGCTGGGCTCGGCCGCCGAGCCCGAGGGTCCGCTGGCCCTGGCCCCGCTGGATCAGACGGTGTGCAAGTATTATTTCCGTTTTGCCGCCCAAGATAAACCCGGCGTGCTGGCGGCCATCAGCGCGGTGCTGGCCGAGCACCGGATTTCCATCGAGGCCGTGATCCAGAAAGGCCGCGAGGAGGCCGGGCCGGTGCCCATCGTCATGCTGACCCACGAGGCCAACGAGGCGGCGGTGCAACGGGCCCTGGCGCGCATCAACGCCTTGCCCTTCATCGCCGAGGACACCATGTTTATCCGCGTGGCCGGCTAG